DNA sequence from the Candidatus Binatia bacterium genome:
TTCACCCCAGACCCTGACATCTTCCCAAACCCTAAGTTCGACTCCGCTTGGATCCGCGAGCGGCTGGAAGCCCGCTCCTTCCTCCACCGCGGCTTGCGCCTGATCTTCGAAGACCGGACAACGGGTAGCCGCGAGGTGTTCGCCCACGAACGCGGCATTGCCGAGTATGTCGAGAAACTTTTGCAACAATCCGGTGCGCAAATCGTGGCGGACGCCATTTACCTCGAGCGGCGTGACGGTCTGATCGTCGAATGCGCCCTGGGTTGGACGACAGCCACTAGTGAGCGCGTGCAGTCCTACGTCAACGGTGTGCCCACACCGGCCGGGGGCACCCATGAAAACGGCTTCAAAGCCGGGTTGAGCAAGGCGGTGCGGAACTACCTGGCGGTGCAAAGTCTCGTGCCCAAGGGCGTAACCGTGGCTGCCGAGGACACCCGTGAAGGTCTGGTGGGGGTGCTGAGTGTGTACCTGCAGCAGCCGCAGTTCCAGGGCCAGACCAAAGACCGGCTCAACAATCCCGAGGTCACAGCCCCGATCGACAACTTTATCCGCACCTCGCTGGAGAACTACCTCCTGCAGAATCCTACGCAGGCACGGGCCATCGCCCAGCGTGTGATCTTGGCGGCTCGCGCACGACTGGCCTCGCGAGCCGCCGCGGAAAGCGTCCAGCGGAAAACCTCCGTTTCTCACCGCCTCAATCTTCCGGGTAAGCTGGCGGACTGCAGTTCCACCGACCCGCGCGTGAGCGAACTCTTCATTGTCGAGGGGGACTCCGCAGGGGGTTCGGCCAAGCAGGCTCGAGATCGGGAGTTTCAAGCCATCCTTCCGCTGCGCGGGAAAGTCCTCAATGCGGAGCAGGCCTCGGCAACGAAAGTGTTTTCCAACAAGGAGCTCAACGATATCATCTCGGCGCTGGGCTGCGGCGTGGGCAAGGACTTCGATCCGAGCAAGCTCCGCTATCACAAGGTGTGCTTGTTAATGGATGCGGACTCGGACGGACATCATATTTGCACGTTGCTCCTCACATTCTTGTACCGCCAGCTCCCCGAGCTCATCCGCCGTGGGCACGCTTATATCGCACAACCGCCTCTTTATAAGGTCGAGATCGGTAAAGACGTTCATTGGGCGTACACAGACGAGGAAAAAGAGCGCCTGGTGACCAGCGCCAACGGGCGACCGGTGCTTGTGCAACGCTTCAAGGGCCTCGGGGAAATGAACCCGGCAACCTTAAAAGAAACCACCCTCGACCCGCGCAAACGCGTGCTGTTTCGGGTGGAAGTTGTGGATGATGAGCGAACCGACCAAACCATCCAGACCCTGCTCGGCCGCGAAGTGGAGCCACGCTTTCGCTTCATCATGGAACGTGCCCGCCAAGTGCAGGACCTGGACGTTTAGCCGCTAACTGCCCAGCCGACGCCAGCCCCAGCCCAAGGCTAAATCGGCCTCCGGCAACTCCGCTGTTCAGAGAACGACGTGTATCTCAGCCGGGCTGGACGAGCATTACCGCCTGTGGCATCCGCTTCCACACATCGTCGGCCACAGAGCGGACGCGCCTTTGCACCAACTCACGCGGTCGCTGTGTCATCCGGCACCGAGGCATACACCGTGGCCAGCTGTTGCAAGACGTCTTGCGTGGTCACCGGGCGCTTTTCTGTCGTCGGGGGTTTGCCGCCGCGCGAGCGCACAGAGAGATCAACGTCTTTTGCCTCCGCCCGCAGCGCACCTACAGTGCATTGCTCTCGTGGCCGATGCGCGAACGGATCGAAGCGGAAAAATCGCATCGCGTTCCCGTGCGTAATTAAGTTGATCTCGGCGTCGGGCACGTCCTGCAGGCAGCTCCACAAACGTTCCGGCGAGGTTGGCCAAGTGCTGTCAGAGTGCGGGTAGTCGCACTCCCAGGTGATCGTGTGCACTCCGATCACGTCGCGATTGCGGATGCCGACCGGGTCGTGAATGAAACACGAGATGCAGTGCTCCCGC
Encoded proteins:
- a CDS encoding type IIA DNA topoisomerase subunit B, which codes for MSRKYTAKDITVLEGLEPVRKRPGMYIGGVDRAGLHHLLWEILDNAVDEAINGYCDEITVTLHEDGTTVTVTDNGRGIPVDEHPKYKRPALELILTTLHAGGKFENQNYYHSGGLHGVGASVVTALSSWLIARVKRDGFQWEQEFSRGTAKTKLQQRGPARGTGTSITFTPDPDIFPNPKFDSAWIRERLEARSFLHRGLRLIFEDRTTGSREVFAHERGIAEYVEKLLQQSGAQIVADAIYLERRDGLIVECALGWTTATSERVQSYVNGVPTPAGGTHENGFKAGLSKAVRNYLAVQSLVPKGVTVAAEDTREGLVGVLSVYLQQPQFQGQTKDRLNNPEVTAPIDNFIRTSLENYLLQNPTQARAIAQRVILAARARLASRAAAESVQRKTSVSHRLNLPGKLADCSSTDPRVSELFIVEGDSAGGSAKQARDREFQAILPLRGKVLNAEQASATKVFSNKELNDIISALGCGVGKDFDPSKLRYHKVCLLMDADSDGHHICTLLLTFLYRQLPELIRRGHAYIAQPPLYKVEIGKDVHWAYTDEEKERLVTSANGRPVLVQRFKGLGEMNPATLKETTLDPRKRVLFRVEVVDDERTDQTIQTLLGREVEPRFRFIMERARQVQDLDV